The nucleotide window TTTAAATGAGCTCTTGTTCATTTATAGCAACAAATTTTGAAATGCCTGAAATAGAATCCAAAGCAAAGTATATTACGGTCAAAGAAGCTATTGAATTAGAAATAAAACCGCATGAATTGGTGCCTTGGGAGAAGATGGACCCGAATACCCAAGTATTATTTGTTGAAAATGAAGAGGATTTAAATGAGTTAGTCATAAAAAAAGACAGTTATTATAATGTAAGTGAATATACAGGCTATCCATTCATTTATGAAGTAAATTTTAGCTATTCAGAATTAAGAGTAAAGCAATTATTGGATTACTTAAAAGACAATATTAGAGAAGGACAGATAATAGAATTATGGCGAGTATGGATTGGTCATGATGATAATGAACTAAATATACCGTATAGTAGGTTTAATTATAACGAATTATCTCTCCATCATCTGTTACAAATGTACAATTGGAACCATGAAAACTATAAAGAACAATATTGTATAGTATTAGAAAAATAAAATTATTCTTATTCAAAAAGTATATACAATCCCATTCAAATAAACGTTCCCAAATCAAAGCTTGGTAACATTTTAAACAGCGACAAGCACTGTAAATCAGTGTTTGTCGCTGTTTTTATTAGAAAATAACGCCCTGAGACACTGCGAGACATCATTTTAAAGAGGACTGCTCAATTCACTCGTTCTGAATGGAGGTAACATATAAATAGAATCTCAATGAAATGTTCCCAAAGGACGCTTTGAGTGCTTTATTTTATTCAACTAACGAGATAGGTTTATTGAATAAAAAGTAACAAGATACGAAGAATAAGGAGTAAACGTAAACCAGAGGTGAGTGTTGATGGTTAAGCATTACTTAGTCTTATTAGGATTTATATTGATTATTCTTACTTCTATGCAAGTAGCAAAATCAGAAACAATACCAAAAGCAGAAGAAATGTATGTCACAACAGAGGACATTATTTCAGACATTATCTTCCCAACTATTGATAAAAGAGTTATCAAAGAGTATGGAGGAGATAATCGCCTTATTTGGCACTGGAAAAGGATTGTTGGTATTACTTACAACGAGAATCATTCCTATGATGTTACTGTAAGAATTGAGATTCCTTCAAAAGACATTAATGAAAATGTTGAAAATGTTAAAGAAGATTTGGTTAAGGTAAGAATATCCCCGTCCTGTGATAGTGAGAAGATTAATAAGCAGAAATGTAATCACGGTTTCGAAATTGAGATATTAGACTACAAACATTTATCTCAATAAGAAATATTACCTTTAACTAAACGCAACAAGGATTTATAAAGTATGCAAAATAAATCTAAATAACGTTCCCAAATGGAAGTTTGGGGACGCAAAAAAAACAGACAAACGTTATTAAATCAACGTTTGTCTGTTTTTTTATGGAACATTGTTTATACGCTATTTTATGCAAGTCTCCTAAACCCTTGATATAAGGGCTTTTTGCTTACTCGGTATGATCTTTAATTTGCATAAAAACTTGTATAGCCATTCTTTTATCGTTATAAATCTGCATCTTTTTTTTACACTCCCCCAAAAAAATGTTGCTCCACAATATGGCCCGATTGTGGAAAGTTTTATATCTAACTTTTTTACAAATGATCAAACTAAATTATTAATTATCAAACTTTATTATAAGACCACACTTTGATTTTGATGTCGTCGCCTTGCACATTATAAGCTCTATGAACAACTGCTTTTACAATTCTTTATTGCCAAGCAAATCCAGATATTCGCGTACATTTTCAAACTTACCTGTCGTTGGATTTAAAGAGGTAAATTCACGTAATTGGGCCTGAACAATGTCCTTGAGCTATTTACCCGGCCCCCAACATGCAATTAATAATAAAAAAGCCCTGATAACTAATGGTCAGGGCTTCAACATAATAATATCTCTTACATCTTCAAATCATTCAAAATATCCTCAAGTAAACATACCAGATTTATATACTCTTCCATAAATTCCGAACAATCTTCATATCTACCTCCATTAATATATTCAAATATTCGAGATGACATTAGCTCTAAAACCGTATGTTGCATACCTACAATTCTTTCTTCAGTTTTTTCATAACAACTACAATGGTTTCGCCCCATTTAATATAACTCCTTTAAAAAAACAAAAAAACCCCGCCACGACAGAGCAAAACACAGGCATGGTAACCTGTTTGCGTAAGTCATAGCGGGGTATTCCCGATATTTTTTATTATTTATTTGTTATTAATTTATCATATTTGTTTCATTTTGTATACAATACATAGTGACTTTTTAATGTTATATAATTTCAATATTTTAAAATTCAATCTTACTTGGATTTTACAAGTGGTCAAAGTACTTCATGGAAAACATACTTTATGTAAATTAGACTTATTTTAGGGCTGCTTACCCACACCCATTGTTCCATTTATAAAAAAAGGATTTCTCATTCATTATACTATCCCTATAGTACATTCCTTCACAAAACACACTTGAATTTTAACATGTATAATTAAAGCCTTTTTGTTTAGTGATATTGTCCGGTAGGGGAATAAGGAAACCCAAAATTCCATACAGCTTTTTATCAAGCTTTATTACTATTGAATTTATTATTAATTAGTCTTTATCAAAAGACCACAAGTATTATTATGTAATAAACCCCTTACCCAATTTCTTTCGCTGTTTTCAATGTATGAATCATATTTATAACATCATCTAAAATACACATTGTATTTTTAAATGCTTCGCTGTCAGTATTATCCCCTTTTAAAGAATAATTCCTTAGACTGGTTGCTTCTAAATTCTCAAGGCTCATGGGTAATTTTATTTTCTCGTTATAGAAATAGTAAGGATCTTGAATTCGAAACAACTTATTTATTTTCGGTATATCTCTTTTCAAGTTTCCTTCTCCCACTAATAAACAGTCAAAATCAACTTGTGAAATACCACTACGATGACTGACCCACCCCTTTGATTTCTCGATAGCATTTATATAATCACTGATATTTTTAGCAACGACCAAGTTTTCCTGTAACTTTTCATTAGACACGTTCTTACCTCTTCCCATAGATTTAAATAAGAGAAATAGCAGCTATACTTCAGCTGCTATTTCATGTTTATATTGCTCAATAATTTTATAAAATGTATTTTTCTTTAACCCAAGTAATTTTGCAAATGCTACACTAGTCAGCTCTTTCCTACTCCACCGTTCATAATTATCTTCCAACTTTTTTCGAGTATCGGGAGTCAACGAATTCAAGTTAAACGCAGGCCGACCTAAATGCTTTCCTTTAGCTTTAGCAGCTGCTATGCCCTCTTTTTGACGAACAAGGATTTTATTACGCTCCTGCTCTGCTACATACGCTAATAGTGATAAAAACTGATCTTCCATTAATTTTCCTAGCTCATTCATTTCTTTGAACTTCCGGCTATCAAAGAGTGTCTGATTATCTAAAACAACAATGTCTGCACCAATCGAACGCGTTATATGCTTCCATTCCTGAATTATTTCATCGTAATTGCGACCCAACCGATCTAGAGAATCTAAATAGATTAAATCTCCCTTGCGAGCAATGCTTCTCATTACTTGATATTGCTCGCGATTAAAATCTTTTCCACTCGCTTTATCGATAAAGATAAAGCGTTCTTCTATCCCAAGTTCAAGCATTTTAGTGATTTGGCGATCAATATTTTGTTCTTTTGTCGATACCCTAACGTACGCTAATGTTGCTTGACTCATAACTGTCTGATTGCTCCATCGTTTTTTCTGTACCTTCGACTTGAATTACATCATTAGAATTATGAAACTCTAAATTCTTCATCGGCATTTCAACTACTTTATCTTTTTTTACAAATTCACTAAACTTTACAACATCCAATAGGTGTAATGATTGTTTTAACAAAGTATTATCAAGAATTTCTGAAAATACAAAAATAGCATTACTTTCATCGCAAAACGGATTATTATTATCAAAAGTATCAGATAAAAAGTTGCTATTTAAAATAATTTGTTTAATAACTACTAATGCTTCATCATTATCATAATATTTATTAATCAAAGTTACTAAGTCCATTGTTGCAAAATTTTCCTCTCCATTATTTTTAAAATATTGCTCTTCCTTTAAAATACATGCTAAAAAATTTAATTTTAATTGATTTTTAAAATCTGCCATCCAAACCTCTGAAGAATCCTTCAAAAGACGAATTCCTAATTCTTGAGTAACAATTTTTGTTTTTAAACTTAAACCTTTCTCCGTATATTCCTCTTCTAATTTTTTAATAGTTTCTCGTAAATTCATAACATAGCCTCCTAAGAACATTTGTTCTTATATATATTACCAGAAGATTATGAATATTGCGATAATATTTTAAATAAAAAGAAAGAACTTAATAAATAAGCTCTTTTAATTTTATAAACGGTTATTTAATCGTTCATTTATAACAGAAGTTAAGTATCCCTGCATAAAACGTATTGGATGTTTAGCGATAATCGGTATGCCATTTAAAACAACAAGTACAAACCAAACTACCATTTTAAATTTGATATTAGCATCTTTAGAAGACTGTGCAAGTTCTACCATTTCCTCTGGGCTTAGCTTCGTTAATCGATTTAGCTGCATATAAACACTCCTTATGAACCCTTCATTTCAAAAGTAATATTAACGTTGAATAAAATTCCTTAACACAATATGAATATAAGTTTTCGTAAATTTCACCGGATTTTTAAAAAATACTGGTAACACATTAACCATAACCACTATAAATGTTAAAATGCTACCTTTAATTCCTGAATTTTTGGGACTATTAACAACCTCTCTAAGTTCATCTGCCGTTAAGTTATACCATTCATTCTTTATCATATAACCCCACCTTTTATCTACATTCGATAAATTTGCTATTCGATCTATTTTCACAACATTTACCACCATCAGTTATGAAATATTTTAGCACCATAAAATGTTTAAAAAGGTATGCGAAATTATAAAAACGTTTATAAATTAAAAATGGAGCCTTTACAAACGGATTAATGTAAAAGAAAAGGCATTCCTTAAAGGTATGCCTTTATAAAATACAAAGTATCCCAATTTCCAAAAAACTGTATAATGTATAAAAGACCGTTCATTCTTCAAGAACGGTATAATGGAAGTATATTAGAAGGTAAGGAGTGACTACAGATGCAGAATTACATTTTCAATAGAAAATACCTTGCGGATCAACTTAAATATTTTGCAAAAGAAGATATTGAAGCATTTGATCAACGACATAAAGTAATAAAAAATTGGAATTATTCCCTTACACAAAGTAATCTCGATAAAACAAAAGAGGTATCTGTGCAAGGAGACTTTCTACATCAAATACTCACATTAGTTTTAGGATACAAAGGACGTATTGGAGAAAGTCTATGGCATTTACAAGCGGAAAAAACTACAGAGGTCGATGGAACGGTGGCTGACGGTTCCCTTGGTTTCTATTCAGACTCGATAAGTGATACGAGAGTAGTTATCGAGCTTAAAGACGCAAGAACGGACTTAGACAGAAAGCAAAAACGCGAAAATAATCAATCCCCTGTTGAACAAGCATTTTCTTATCAGTATAAGCACCGAAACTGTAAGTGGGTGATTGTTTCCAACTTCAAGGAAATACGTCTCTATAATGCCAATACAATGACTGAGTATGAACAATTTTTTATGGGTGAAATGGCCACGGACGAAGAACTGTTTAAAAAGTTTTATTATCTTTTAAATCGTGAGAATTTAATAAATCGTGACGAACCATCTACTATTGATAAGTTGTATGTGAAAAACGAAGCTGAACAAGAAGTTATTTCTGAGAAGTTCTATTATGACTATAAAAATGTTCGTCTTCAATTATATCGGCATCTAACTGAGCACAACCCTGAGATTGATGAGATTACTATCTTCGAAAAGACACAGAAAATCTTAGACCGTTTCATTTTTGTTTGTTTCTGCGAGGATTCGAAATTATTACCTGAAAATGTATTTAAGAAAGTTGTACTTGCAGCCAAACAAGATTTCGGTATAAGTGAAATAAGAATTTGGACTCAACTTAAAAACTTATTTGCTTCCATTGATAAAGGTAATCAACCTATGAACATTAATCGTTTTAATGGGGGATTATTTAAACCTGATGTAATTTTGGATGCTTTGGTCATCAAAGATGACTTCTTTCCATTATTTGAAAAAATAGCGGAATATGACTTTGACTCAGAACTTGATGTGAATTTACTAGGCCATATCTTTGAGCAATCCATCTCCGATATTGAGGAATTTAAAGCTCTAATACGTGGAGAAGAATTTGACAAGAACAAGAGCAAGCGGAAAAAAGACGGGGTTTTCTATACTCCTACTTTCGTCACCCAATTTATTGTTCGAAAAACTGTGGGTGAATGGATTGAGCAGAAGCGTATAGATATGGGTGAAGAAGATCTTCCAGAACTTACTGAGGAAGACTTCGATGAATACGAAAAGAAAAAAAACAACAAAAGAATAAAAAAAATAACCAAGGTCGAACAACACATTGATTTTTACACCAAGCTTCAAGATACGATTCGTGAAATCAAAATTCTTGATCCAGCTTGTGGTTCTGGAGCCTTCTTAAATGCTGCATTTGATTTCTTGCACCAAGTTGGAACAACTGTAAACAATAAACTTGAAGAATTAACAGGCCTTCCTAGTTTATTTGAATTGGATAAGCACATCCTAAAGAATAATTTGTACGGTGTGGATTTAAACAGAGAGAGTGTTGAGATTACCAAGCTTTCTTTATGGCTAAAAACAGCCAACAAACGCGACCCCCTTACATCATTGGATGAAAATATTTTATGTGGGAATTCGGTAGTCAGCGATCCGAGCTTTTCCGATAACCCTTTTCAATGGGATAAATCTTTTGAACACATTTTCGCAAAAGGCGGTTTTGATGTGGTGATTGGTAACCCACCTTATGTTCGTCAAGAGCTAATTGTGCCGATTAAAGCTCACCTGCGCAAAGAATATGAGACCTATCACGGCAGAGCAGATTTATATGTTTATTTCTTTGAAAAAGCATTCCAAGTACTAAAACCCGGCGGTAAGATGGGGTATATTTGTTCTTCTAAATATACAACGACTACTTATGGACAACCATTGCGGTCTTTTCTGTTAAACAAGTCACGCATCCACTATTTTATGGATTTTGACGATTTGGATGTATTTAAAGGGATTATAGCCTATCCATCTATATTTATTGCGGACAAGGAAGCGGAAGTTGAGAAGCAGGAAATTCAATATTGTTATTTTGATGAATTAGATCAGGCACTTGATGCCTATTTTGAACGCCAATGGCGACCGTTCCTACAATCTAATATGAAGCCAGATGTATGGAATTTTCTTGAAGATCATATTAATGAGCTGAATGAGAAACTTTTAACCAACTACAGTACTCTTGAAGAAGTTTTAGGACGACCAAAGGCTGGAGTTAAGACAGGAAAAAATCCTGCTTATATCTTGACTAAAACAGAGGCTTCAAGATTAATTGAAGCTGATGCCAATAATATTGATATTATCAAACCGTATTTGAACGGGAAAGATGTAAAGCCTTATAACGTTATTTCCAAGTTTTCAATCATATTTCCTTATATAGAAAATAAGGAAATAGGTGAGCTTGAATTAGTTGATATAGAAAATTATCCTTTAATTAAACAACATTTGGAGCAGTATAAGGAGGATTTAGAAAAACGCGCCATTATTAAGGATGGATTAGCTAATGGTTCGAAAAAGTGGTATGAATACCAACAAATCAATAAGTCCTTCTCTTTCGATAAGGTTTATATTACTTATCCAGATATCGCAAACAGAAGCTGTTTTGCTTTGACACAAGGAAAGATATTAGATATGACACTTTTCTGGACGGAAGCGCCTGATCCTTACCGTGAACTAGCTATCTTGAATTCTTCTGTATTTAATTTCTTGTTTAACTTAATTTCTACTGATGCTAGGGGCGGTTATAAGCGATTTAAAACTGTGTTTATGTCCAAAATTCCTTATGCTAATGAAACAAAAGATGCAGAATTAAGCAACTTGGTTGTATTTGTTAAGCTAAAACTGAGCCACAAACGCAATTGAAATGTGAGCCACTTTATATCAAAATAATCCTAACTGTTAAAAGTTAGGAGGATATAGAGGTGATCAGTTTGGAGAAAAAGCAATTGGTATTGATTGAGTACTACCAGCACAATACAAGTCAGCGTCAAATTGCAGAGAAGCTTAATATGTCACGAAATACTGTTAAGAAATATATCGAACAAGACTTAGCGGCAAGACAACAAGATACAAGGAATTTACCGATTACAGATAATTACGTTACGCCTCCGGCATATAAAAAGCGTAAGGGAAAAAAGAGAGCTTTAACAAATACGGTGATGAAGCGTATTCGCGAGATGATGAAACAGAATGAAAATAAGCGTGAAGTAAATATGCATAAGCAGCAATTAAAGATTATTGATATACATGACAAACTTTTAGATGAAGGGTTTAAAATCGGCTATACGACAGTTCGCAATTTCGTGAATCGTGAGGAAAAGAAGCAAAAGGAAGTATTCATCCGCCAAGAGCCTAAAGTTGGTCGTGAAATTGAGTTTGATTGGGGAGAAGTAAAGTTATTTATCGATGGAAAACTAAGAAGTTTTTCAATGGCCGTATTTACTCTAGCCTATAGTAACGATCGCTTTGCGCGACTCTACGAATCAGAAACAATGGTTTGTGTACAGGATGCACACGTAAAATGTATCGAAGCTTTAGGCTTTGTGCCACACGTTTTTACATACGATAATATGCGTACAGTTGTCAAAAACTTTATCGGTTATGATCGTTTTATTACCGACGGTATGAAAAGTTTATCCTTGCATTATCATTTTCAAATACGACTTTGTCAGCCTCGTAAAGGCAATGAAAAAGGCCATGTGGAGCGAAGTGTGGAATACATACGTCGCAAAGCATTTGCGCATCGAGATACGTTTGTTTCTTTAGAAGAGGCACAGGAGTATTTAGTTTCTATTATCGAAAAATTAAATGGTCGCGTTCATTATTTGAAAGAGAAAACACATCATGAATTGATGTTGGAAGAAAAAGCT belongs to Solibacillus sp. FSL W7-1436 and includes:
- a CDS encoding magnesium transporter is translated as MSSCSFIATNFEMPEIESKAKYITVKEAIELEIKPHELVPWEKMDPNTQVLFVENEEDLNELVIKKDSYYNVSEYTGYPFIYEVNFSYSELRVKQLLDYLKDNIREGQIIELWRVWIGHDDNELNIPYSRFNYNELSLHHLLQMYNWNHENYKEQYCIVLEK
- a CDS encoding recombinase family protein; this translates as MSQATLAYVRVSTKEQNIDRQITKMLELGIEERFIFIDKASGKDFNREQYQVMRSIARKGDLIYLDSLDRLGRNYDEIIQEWKHITRSIGADIVVLDNQTLFDSRKFKEMNELGKLMEDQFLSLLAYVAEQERNKILVRQKEGIAAAKAKGKHLGRPAFNLNSLTPDTRKKLEDNYERWSRKELTSVAFAKLLGLKKNTFYKIIEQYKHEIAAEV
- a CDS encoding Eco57I restriction-modification methylase domain-containing protein — translated: MQNYIFNRKYLADQLKYFAKEDIEAFDQRHKVIKNWNYSLTQSNLDKTKEVSVQGDFLHQILTLVLGYKGRIGESLWHLQAEKTTEVDGTVADGSLGFYSDSISDTRVVIELKDARTDLDRKQKRENNQSPVEQAFSYQYKHRNCKWVIVSNFKEIRLYNANTMTEYEQFFMGEMATDEELFKKFYYLLNRENLINRDEPSTIDKLYVKNEAEQEVISEKFYYDYKNVRLQLYRHLTEHNPEIDEITIFEKTQKILDRFIFVCFCEDSKLLPENVFKKVVLAAKQDFGISEIRIWTQLKNLFASIDKGNQPMNINRFNGGLFKPDVILDALVIKDDFFPLFEKIAEYDFDSELDVNLLGHIFEQSISDIEEFKALIRGEEFDKNKSKRKKDGVFYTPTFVTQFIVRKTVGEWIEQKRIDMGEEDLPELTEEDFDEYEKKKNNKRIKKITKVEQHIDFYTKLQDTIREIKILDPACGSGAFLNAAFDFLHQVGTTVNNKLEELTGLPSLFELDKHILKNNLYGVDLNRESVEITKLSLWLKTANKRDPLTSLDENILCGNSVVSDPSFSDNPFQWDKSFEHIFAKGGFDVVIGNPPYVRQELIVPIKAHLRKEYETYHGRADLYVYFFEKAFQVLKPGGKMGYICSSKYTTTTYGQPLRSFLLNKSRIHYFMDFDDLDVFKGIIAYPSIFIADKEAEVEKQEIQYCYFDELDQALDAYFERQWRPFLQSNMKPDVWNFLEDHINELNEKLLTNYSTLEEVLGRPKAGVKTGKNPAYILTKTEASRLIEADANNIDIIKPYLNGKDVKPYNVISKFSIIFPYIENKEIGELELVDIENYPLIKQHLEQYKEDLEKRAIIKDGLANGSKKWYEYQQINKSFSFDKVYITYPDIANRSCFALTQGKILDMTLFWTEAPDPYRELAILNSSVFNFLFNLISTDARGGYKRFKTVFMSKIPYANETKDAELSNLVVFVKLKLSHKRN
- the istA gene encoding IS21 family transposase; protein product: MISLEKKQLVLIEYYQHNTSQRQIAEKLNMSRNTVKKYIEQDLAARQQDTRNLPITDNYVTPPAYKKRKGKKRALTNTVMKRIREMMKQNENKREVNMHKQQLKIIDIHDKLLDEGFKIGYTTVRNFVNREEKKQKEVFIRQEPKVGREIEFDWGEVKLFIDGKLRSFSMAVFTLAYSNDRFARLYESETMVCVQDAHVKCIEALGFVPHVFTYDNMRTVVKNFIGYDRFITDGMKSLSLHYHFQIRLCQPRKGNEKGHVERSVEYIRRKAFAHRDTFVSLEEAQEYLVSIIEKLNGRVHYLKEKTHHELMLEEKAERAGSLTAAPFDPAELVELRVDKYSTVTYRHNRYSVPEGHVGEYIKLKARAEEVLLFSEGECIAKHKRSWQVHAWVMNIYHYLNTLEKKKGALAQSECLSQAPKDIKNIYHRYYIGNEKDFLELLVYVKERDCLTRVLEVITELEKNPLVHLTTEKIIFLAEQSAEVRTVLTGQDDVTSQSLDNLSSLAALFHSKGTGVVH